One Coleofasciculaceae cyanobacterium genomic region harbors:
- a CDS encoding NAD(P)H-quinone oxidoreductase subunit L: MSEISSQLNAIMLLTETNLVALLYLVLSGTYLLVLPALVYFYLSKRWYVAGSIERLIMYLFVFLSFPGMILLSPFLNFRPKRRNLKA; encoded by the coding sequence ATGTCAGAAATTTCCTCACAGTTAAACGCTATTATGCTACTTACAGAGACTAACTTAGTTGCCTTATTATATTTGGTTCTCAGTGGCACATATCTTTTGGTGTTACCAGCATTGGTCTATTTCTATCTCAGCAAGCGTTGGTACGTTGCTGGTTCGATTGAACGATTAATTATGTATCTTTTTGTGTTCTTGAGCTTTCCTGGGATGATCTTGCTCAGCCCTTTTCTTAATTTTCGTCCTAAACGTCGCAATTTAAAAGCTTAA
- a CDS encoding DUF3007 family protein codes for MRRIDALGIALGVFIGAGLVYVALRIFGLDGIKAGIWTQTALVIGLVGWSLTYLIRVGSKRMTYNQQLKDYEEAVMQKRLEEMSPEELAQLQQEIEQGKES; via the coding sequence ATGCGTAGAATCGATGCTCTTGGTATTGCTCTGGGTGTATTTATTGGGGCTGGATTGGTTTATGTTGCGCTGCGAATATTTGGTCTAGATGGTATAAAGGCAGGAATCTGGACTCAAACAGCTTTGGTTATTGGTTTAGTTGGCTGGTCTTTAACCTATTTAATACGGGTTGGGAGCAAACGCATGACTTATAATCAACAGCTCAAAGATTATGAGGAGGCTGTGATGCAAAAACGTCTAGAAGAGATGTCTCCTGAAGAATTAGCTCAACTACAGCAAGAGATTGAGCAGGGAAAAGAATCCTAG
- the trpA gene encoding tryptophan synthase subunit alpha, whose translation MMNVARCFQDLKQNSQCALIPFVTAGDPDLETTAKALEVLADNGADLIELGVPYSDPLADGPTIQAAATRALQKGVQLEDVLAVVTKVTSKINVPIILFTYYNPIYYRGIESFLRQVKEAGVSGLVVPDLPLEEAEVLLKPAAEIGIEVTLLVAPTSSQSRIEAIAAKSQGFIYLVSVTGVTGVRTQMATEVKDLLANLHSATDKPIGVGFGISDPEQAKQVKDWGADAIIVGSAIVKRLAEGTPESGLKAIGEFCHSLKQAIS comes from the coding sequence ATGATGAATGTTGCTCGTTGCTTTCAAGATCTCAAACAAAATTCTCAATGTGCTTTAATTCCCTTTGTCACGGCGGGAGATCCAGATTTAGAAACGACGGCTAAAGCACTAGAAGTCTTAGCCGATAATGGAGCAGATCTGATTGAATTAGGCGTTCCCTATTCCGATCCTCTGGCTGATGGTCCTACTATTCAAGCAGCAGCAACTAGAGCTTTACAAAAAGGTGTCCAGTTAGAAGATGTTTTGGCAGTAGTTACCAAGGTAACAAGCAAAATAAATGTCCCAATTATTTTATTTACCTACTACAATCCAATCTATTACCGTGGCATTGAGTCTTTTCTGCGGCAAGTAAAGGAGGCAGGAGTTAGTGGTTTGGTTGTCCCCGATCTTCCTTTAGAAGAAGCGGAAGTCTTGCTTAAGCCAGCAGCCGAAATTGGCATTGAAGTAACGTTGTTGGTTGCCCCTACTAGTTCTCAATCAAGAATTGAGGCGATCGCCGCTAAATCTCAAGGCTTCATTTATTTGGTTTCGGTAACTGGTGTGACGGGAGTTCGCACCCAAATGGCAACAGAGGTCAAAGATCTGCTAGCAAATTTGCATAGCGCCACCGATAAACCCATCGGAGTCGGTTTTGGTATTTCTGACCCTGAACAGGCAAAGCAGGTCAAAGACTGGGGGGCAGATGCCATAATTGTCGGCAGTGCCATCGTCAAACGTTTAGCAGAAGGAACTCCAGAATCAGGACTAAAGGCGATCGGCGAATTTTGTCATTCCCTTAAACAAGCGATTTCCTAA
- a CDS encoding helix-turn-helix transcriptional regulator — protein MTRPKKSQRQETNSPFKRLRLNVKLSQEQLAREIGVAVSTIRRWEKGQAEPTMTVAQMKEFCKAVQKNFDDLPNSLLPPDSPKSSSYGRA, from the coding sequence ATGACAAGACCTAAAAAATCTCAGCGTCAAGAAACAAATTCACCTTTTAAAAGGTTAAGACTAAACGTTAAATTGTCCCAAGAACAACTAGCCAGAGAAATTGGTGTAGCAGTATCTACTATTCGTCGCTGGGAAAAAGGACAGGCTGAACCAACGATGACGGTTGCTCAGATGAAAGAATTTTGTAAAGCAGTCCAGAAAAATTTTGACGATTTGCCTAATTCTCTCCTACCACCAGATAGTCCTAAAAGTAGCAGCTATGGCAGAGCCTGA